One stretch of Chryseobacterium indologenes DNA includes these proteins:
- a CDS encoding Crp/Fnr family transcriptional regulator, whose translation MDNFKAHLNKFITVTDDEYISIFSFFDILKVKKKQSLMLEGEICRTMYFVVEGCLRKYFINEKGVEHTTQFAIENWWITDTFAYERQLQTDFNIQSVEKSTILVIDFKSQELLLEKHPVMEKYFRIIYQRAYAASERKLRYLTEYSREELYVHFSTLYPWFIQRIPQYLIASFLGFTPEYLSEIKAKLRS comes from the coding sequence ATGGATAATTTCAAGGCACATTTAAATAAATTTATTACTGTAACAGATGATGAGTATATTTCAATATTTTCATTCTTTGACATATTGAAAGTGAAGAAAAAACAGAGTCTGATGCTGGAAGGTGAGATTTGCAGGACTATGTATTTTGTGGTGGAAGGCTGCCTTAGAAAATATTTTATTAATGAAAAAGGAGTAGAACACACTACTCAGTTTGCTATTGAAAACTGGTGGATTACCGATACATTTGCCTATGAGAGGCAACTGCAGACGGATTTTAATATTCAGTCTGTGGAAAAGTCCACGATACTTGTCATTGATTTTAAAAGCCAGGAATTATTATTGGAGAAACATCCTGTGATGGAAAAATATTTCAGGATTATTTATCAGAGAGCGTATGCCGCTTCTGAAAGAAAACTTCGTTATCTGACTGAATATTCAAGGGAAGAGCTGTATGTTCATTTCAGTACATTATATCCTTGGTTTATTCAACGGATTCCTCAATATCTCATCGCCTCATTTCTTGGTTTTACCCCTGAATATCTGAGCGAAATTAAAGCCAAATTACGTTCTTAA
- a CDS encoding putative quinol monooxygenase: MKIHLTAVIKAKEEYRSEVLEVLQNMVQETRKEEACELYNLHQGIEEKNHFVFYEIWKSEEGLAQHNAQPYIKAFGALIDEKLQEIPQLYITNLI, encoded by the coding sequence ATGAAAATTCACCTTACCGCAGTGATTAAAGCCAAAGAAGAATACCGCTCAGAAGTATTGGAAGTTCTTCAGAATATGGTACAAGAAACAAGAAAAGAAGAAGCATGTGAATTGTATAATCTTCACCAGGGAATCGAAGAAAAAAATCATTTTGTGTTCTACGAAATATGGAAAAGTGAAGAAGGATTAGCACAACATAATGCACAACCTTATATTAAAGCCTTTGGAGCTTTGATTGATGAAAAACTTCAGGAAATACCTCAGCTTTATATCACTAATCTCATTTAA
- a CDS encoding NADP-dependent oxidoreductase, with the protein MKAVILNKDLKLEDGFTEKPQPKDHEVLIQIIASGFNPIDYQMLENELERKLISSPILGRELSGIVVEKGANVTQFNVGDEVFSGSGSMGSNGTYAEYISVPEVIVSLKPKNISFEQAASIPSAGLTSLQIFKRLKLQPEQTILITGAAGGVGSFLIKILLAHQIKNFVITVGSEENKQMFLNLGLEEQQIVNYKEGNLIENILKANQHQPFDIGIDLVGNYMAEVTAQVLKINGTYVDVTALVTKEAHEILFNKGTMIMNISNYAYSMGKQYDYYKNSLEEIAGLIENGAIIPTQHKIIGDLSLETVLKAHSILKNNQTQGHKLIMKNS; encoded by the coding sequence ATGAAAGCTGTAATTTTAAATAAAGATTTAAAACTTGAAGATGGTTTTACAGAAAAGCCTCAACCAAAAGACCATGAAGTATTAATCCAGATCATAGCAAGCGGATTCAACCCTATCGACTACCAAATGCTGGAAAATGAACTGGAACGAAAATTAATCAGTTCTCCCATATTAGGACGCGAATTATCCGGAATTGTTGTAGAAAAAGGGGCCAACGTCACTCAATTTAACGTTGGAGATGAAGTATTCAGTGGCAGCGGTTCTATGGGAAGCAATGGTACTTATGCAGAGTATATTTCAGTTCCGGAAGTTATTGTCTCGCTCAAACCGAAAAATATTTCCTTTGAACAGGCTGCTTCTATTCCATCAGCTGGATTAACTTCTTTACAAATTTTTAAAAGACTGAAATTACAACCGGAGCAAACAATTCTGATTACTGGTGCTGCCGGAGGAGTAGGTTCTTTTTTAATCAAAATTTTACTGGCTCATCAGATTAAAAATTTTGTAATTACTGTTGGGAGTGAAGAAAACAAACAGATGTTTCTTAATCTGGGACTGGAAGAACAGCAAATTGTCAATTACAAAGAAGGAAACCTTATAGAAAACATTTTAAAAGCCAATCAACACCAACCTTTTGATATTGGAATTGATCTGGTTGGAAATTATATGGCCGAAGTAACCGCCCAAGTATTAAAAATCAACGGAACTTATGTAGATGTAACGGCTCTTGTTACCAAAGAAGCTCATGAAATTCTCTTCAACAAAGGAACTATGATTATGAATATCTCCAATTATGCCTACAGCATGGGAAAACAATATGATTATTACAAAAACAGCCTGGAAGAAATTGCAGGATTAATTGAAAACGGGGCCATCATTCCAACTCAACATAAAATAATAGGTGATCTTTCTTTGGAAACTGTTCTTAAAGCCCATTCTATCCTTAAAAACAACCAGACCCAAGGTCATAAACTTATCATGAAAAATTCATAA
- a CDS encoding NAD(P)H-dependent oxidoreductase has product MKKVLIINGGQNFGHSGGKYNHTIAENTLAVLKEFDNVEVQITNVSENYDKHEEVKKFVWADYIIYHTPIWWFQLPNGLKKYIDEVFTAGHAKGIYMSDGRNAANPEINYGTGGMLGGRKYMLTTSWNAPATAFTLPGEFFNEKSVDEGPLFGFHRMNAFVSLEKMESFHFHDVEKNANIERDMKLYREHLRNVFEIELKPELV; this is encoded by the coding sequence ATGAAAAAAGTATTAATCATCAACGGAGGACAGAACTTCGGACATTCCGGAGGAAAATATAATCATACTATTGCAGAGAATACACTAGCCGTTCTTAAAGAATTTGATAATGTAGAAGTACAGATTACCAATGTAAGTGAAAACTATGATAAACATGAAGAAGTAAAGAAATTCGTTTGGGCAGATTATATCATTTACCATACTCCCATCTGGTGGTTCCAGCTTCCGAATGGATTGAAAAAATATATTGATGAAGTTTTCACAGCAGGCCACGCTAAAGGTATTTATATGAGTGATGGTAGAAATGCAGCAAACCCTGAAATCAACTACGGAACAGGAGGAATGCTTGGCGGAAGAAAATACATGCTGACAACAAGTTGGAATGCCCCCGCTACAGCCTTTACCCTTCCGGGAGAATTCTTTAATGAAAAAAGTGTAGATGAAGGACCTTTATTTGGTTTCCACAGAATGAATGCCTTTGTGTCATTAGAAAAAATGGAAAGTTTCCATTTTCATGATGTAGAAAAAAATGCTAACATAGAACGTGACATGAAACTTTACAGGGAGCACCTAAGAAATGTATTTGAAATAGAATTAAAACCAGAATTAGTATAA
- a CDS encoding GNAT family N-acetyltransferase, which yields MKKILETDRLLLRELTVKDAVNFYKLNENPNVIKYTGDSAFEDIEEACSFLQNYKDYEVNGYGRWAVINQSSYEFLGWCGLKYDNSKDENDIGFRFFEEHWNKGLATESAAACLQYGFGNLYH from the coding sequence ATGAAGAAAATTTTGGAAACAGATCGACTTCTGTTAAGAGAATTAACTGTAAAAGATGCTGTTAATTTTTATAAACTGAATGAAAATCCTAATGTTATAAAATATACCGGAGATTCAGCCTTTGAAGATATTGAAGAAGCCTGTTCTTTTTTGCAAAATTATAAAGATTATGAGGTCAATGGATATGGAAGATGGGCCGTTATTAACCAGTCTAGTTATGAATTTTTAGGATGGTGCGGATTAAAATATGACAACTCCAAGGATGAAAATGATATTGGTTTTAGATTCTTTGAAGAACATTGGAATAAGGGGTTGGCTACAGAAAGTGCTGCTGCCTGTTTACAATATGGATTTGGTAATCTATACCATTAA
- a CDS encoding cyclase family protein, with protein MKKNLIKIFGLVTLLTINSIALNAQTLVNPEDQSWYPSAYGAQDEIGAANLLTSEVVKQALGLVKQGKTLALAVPIDKNLPAFRHRSFNLYNIQPGEQGGKSIGPNKFTFNDELVNGWTGVGTQLNGIGHIGIDNVYYNGNKATDFVTVEGVKKLGVEKVPPFVTRGVVLDMAAHYGKAIVPGGTEFTVEDIKSVLKQQGLTLRKGDVILFNTGWLELVGKDNKQFLETEPGIGMDAAKWLADQGIVAFGGDTWASEVYPNPKSKEEFPINQYMLAKKGIYNLELIDTRPLVKQKVWEFLFVLGQPLYVGSTQVNVNPVAIY; from the coding sequence ATGAAAAAAAATCTGATTAAAATATTCGGGTTAGTAACCCTATTGACTATAAACAGCATTGCTTTAAACGCACAAACCCTTGTTAATCCTGAGGATCAATCATGGTATCCTTCTGCTTACGGAGCACAGGATGAAATCGGTGCTGCTAATTTATTAACTTCTGAAGTGGTAAAACAGGCGCTTGGACTGGTAAAACAAGGTAAAACATTAGCACTTGCTGTTCCTATTGATAAAAACCTGCCCGCTTTCAGACACAGAAGCTTCAATCTGTACAACATCCAACCTGGAGAACAGGGTGGTAAAAGCATTGGTCCTAACAAATTTACATTCAACGACGAATTGGTGAACGGATGGACCGGAGTAGGAACACAGCTTAACGGCATCGGACACATTGGTATTGATAACGTTTATTATAACGGAAATAAAGCAACTGATTTTGTCACTGTAGAAGGCGTTAAAAAACTGGGTGTTGAAAAAGTACCTCCTTTTGTGACCAGAGGTGTAGTGCTTGATATGGCAGCTCATTATGGAAAAGCAATTGTCCCTGGTGGAACAGAATTTACTGTTGAAGACATCAAATCTGTTTTAAAGCAACAAGGTCTTACTTTAAGAAAAGGGGACGTTATCCTTTTCAATACAGGATGGCTAGAATTAGTAGGTAAAGACAACAAACAGTTCTTGGAAACTGAACCAGGAATTGGAATGGATGCCGCAAAATGGTTAGCTGACCAAGGAATTGTTGCTTTTGGTGGTGATACCTGGGCTTCTGAAGTCTATCCGAATCCCAAAAGTAAAGAGGAATTTCCCATCAATCAATATATGTTGGCTAAAAAGGGAATCTATAACCTTGAATTAATTGATACCCGTCCATTGGTAAAACAAAAAGTATGGGAATTCCTGTTTGTATTAGGGCAGCCTTTATATGTTGGATCTACCCAGGTAAATGTGAATCCGGTAGCCATCTATTAA
- a CDS encoding winged helix-turn-helix transcriptional regulator, which translates to MAKIKENGTEREATCTEELFAMRDSLDVLGGKWKLMILRYLTNRTDQQIHFKKLERGIEGISAKMLSKELKELETNLLITRTIQDTKPITVTYAVTEYGKSVFPVTETLVKWGILHREKIKASMG; encoded by the coding sequence ATGGCAAAAATTAAAGAAAACGGAACTGAAAGAGAAGCAACCTGTACCGAGGAATTATTTGCAATGCGTGACAGTCTTGATGTTCTGGGAGGAAAATGGAAACTGATGATTTTAAGATATCTGACCAACAGAACTGACCAACAGATTCATTTTAAAAAACTTGAGCGTGGCATTGAAGGTATTTCTGCTAAAATGCTAAGTAAAGAACTGAAAGAATTGGAAACGAATCTTTTGATTACAAGAACCATTCAGGATACAAAACCCATTACAGTCACTTATGCAGTTACAGAATATGGAAAATCTGTATTTCCGGTGACAGAGACGCTTGTCAAATGGGGAATACTTCATAGAGAGAAAATTAAAGCTTCAATGGGGTAA
- a CDS encoding cupin domain-containing protein has translation MNKIPRRIVTGIKNGKSIIVEDQQVENAVEHFPGLIISDIWNTQAMPASLDFENRIPNTGFPQTPKNGTYFRYVVVPPDKHLGVEFKKGKPHPMMHETPTLDYIIILSGELYLMMEEGETLLKPGDIVIQRGTNHAWSNRSDEPCIQLAVLIDAEVKE, from the coding sequence ATGAACAAAATACCAAGACGCATTGTAACCGGAATTAAAAACGGAAAATCTATTATTGTAGAGGATCAACAAGTGGAAAATGCAGTAGAACATTTCCCGGGACTGATTATTTCAGATATATGGAATACTCAGGCAATGCCTGCTAGCTTAGACTTTGAAAATAGAATTCCCAACACAGGATTTCCTCAGACACCCAAAAACGGAACCTATTTCCGGTATGTAGTCGTTCCACCGGATAAACACTTAGGTGTTGAATTCAAGAAAGGAAAACCTCATCCTATGATGCATGAAACGCCAACTTTAGATTATATTATCATTCTTTCCGGTGAACTTTATCTGATGATGGAAGAAGGTGAAACTCTTCTTAAGCCTGGAGATATTGTCATCCAAAGAGGAACCAACCATGCCTGGAGCAACAGATCTGATGAACCATGCATACAGCTGGCAGTTTTGATTGATGCTGAAGTTAAAGAGTAA
- a CDS encoding thioredoxin family protein, whose product MRILALFLMFVPCLCLSQMKTGTFSEVERLQKKSPKPMVIHLYTDWCSVCKIESFKLNKDKDLVEMMNDHFYLVNFEAEKTRDKIKFQGQEFEYLANGSSGVHELALALSKNKEQPVYPLWIFLDKNRNLVYYQEGLLTPDKMKEKLREISAL is encoded by the coding sequence ATGAGAATTTTAGCTTTATTTTTAATGTTTGTGCCCTGTCTTTGTCTGTCTCAGATGAAGACAGGGACTTTTTCTGAAGTGGAGCGTCTGCAAAAGAAATCTCCAAAGCCAATGGTAATCCATCTTTATACAGATTGGTGTTCTGTTTGTAAAATAGAATCCTTCAAGCTAAATAAGGATAAGGACTTGGTTGAAATGATGAATGATCATTTTTACCTGGTTAATTTTGAGGCTGAAAAAACCAGAGATAAAATCAAATTTCAAGGACAGGAGTTTGAATATTTAGCCAATGGAAGTTCTGGAGTTCATGAGTTGGCGTTGGCTTTGTCTAAAAATAAAGAACAGCCTGTTTATCCGTTGTGGATTTTTCTGGATAAAAACCGGAATTTAGTCTATTATCAGGAGGGATTGCTTACTCCAGATAAAATGAAAGAAAAATTGCGGGAGATTTCAGCTTTGTGA
- a CDS encoding metallophosphoesterase family protein yields MIQIAVLSDVHGNLPALEVVLKDIEERGIYQKFCLGDLVDFAPWGNEVIEKIKTLNIPCLMGNHDERIAFDIPVIPLSKHSEEETKARFVAIDHSKNHITDENKKFLSKLPFHLKLNYKIGNKHWNIQLMHSSLESNDTYLYESENDEVFINMLEDSKADIIVMGHTHLSFKKQFENNKWAVNCGSVGRSKEENRLASYLVLTLDDEKIIPEIVQINYPLEETARQIEESGIPDYYASFLRNENILIL; encoded by the coding sequence ATGATACAGATAGCCGTTTTGAGCGATGTTCATGGAAATCTTCCTGCATTGGAAGTAGTGTTGAAAGATATTGAGGAGAGAGGGATTTATCAGAAATTTTGCCTGGGAGATCTTGTTGATTTTGCGCCTTGGGGAAATGAAGTAATTGAGAAAATAAAGACCCTTAATATTCCTTGTTTAATGGGAAATCATGATGAAAGAATCGCTTTTGATATTCCTGTAATCCCTTTATCTAAACACTCTGAAGAAGAAACAAAGGCGAGATTCGTTGCTATCGATCATTCTAAAAATCATATTACAGATGAGAACAAAAAATTTCTTTCTAAGCTTCCTTTTCATTTAAAATTAAATTATAAAATTGGAAATAAACATTGGAATATTCAGTTGATGCATTCCAGCCTGGAAAGCAATGATACTTATTTGTATGAATCCGAAAATGATGAGGTTTTTATCAATATGCTGGAAGATTCAAAGGCTGATATTATTGTGATGGGACATACTCATCTATCATTTAAAAAGCAGTTTGAAAACAATAAATGGGCTGTCAATTGTGGTTCCGTAGGCCGTTCCAAGGAAGAAAACAGATTGGCTTCTTATCTGGTGCTTACTTTAGATGATGAAAAGATTATTCCTGAAATAGTACAGATAAATTATCCACTTGAAGAAACCGCCCGTCAGATCGAGGAAAGTGGAATTCCAGATTATTATGCGTCTTTTTTAAGGAATGAAAATATATTAATATTATAA
- a CDS encoding carboxymuconolactone decarboxylase family protein: MSARFNMATTDAAAYKAMLGLEGYLQNTSLTHIQKELIKIRASQINKCAFCLDMHTKDALKYGETAQRIFILDGWTEAKEFFTEEEQVLLAMTEEITLISHKGLTDETYQKAKTFFDETQIAQIIMAIITINAWNRIAISTHLPIAK; this comes from the coding sequence ATGAGTGCAAGATTTAACATGGCTACTACAGATGCCGCAGCTTACAAAGCAATGTTAGGATTAGAAGGGTATTTACAGAATACTTCTTTAACCCATATTCAAAAGGAATTAATTAAAATCAGGGCTTCCCAAATCAATAAATGTGCTTTCTGTCTGGATATGCATACCAAAGATGCTCTTAAATATGGGGAAACAGCTCAAAGAATCTTTATTCTTGATGGATGGACAGAAGCTAAAGAATTTTTTACAGAAGAAGAACAGGTACTTTTGGCAATGACGGAGGAGATTACTTTAATCAGCCACAAAGGATTAACGGACGAGACTTATCAGAAAGCTAAAACATTTTTTGATGAGACTCAGATTGCTCAGATTATTATGGCGATTATCACTATCAATGCATGGAACAGAATCGCAATAAGTACCCATCTTCCTATTGCAAAATAA
- a CDS encoding DUF1304 domain-containing protein, translating to MELVAKILIAIVALEHLYILWMEMFAWETKGKEVFKAALPAEMFKPTKGLAANQGLYNGFLAAGLIWSFLIKDPQWQDNVALFFLSCVAIAGVYGAMSATKKIFFVQALPAILAIIAVLLK from the coding sequence ATGGAACTCGTTGCTAAAATCCTTATCGCAATTGTTGCACTGGAACATCTCTATATTCTTTGGATGGAAATGTTCGCATGGGAAACCAAAGGAAAAGAAGTTTTCAAAGCTGCCTTACCTGCAGAAATGTTCAAACCTACAAAAGGATTAGCTGCTAATCAGGGGTTGTACAATGGGTTTCTGGCTGCCGGACTGATTTGGTCTTTTCTGATTAAAGATCCACAATGGCAGGATAATGTTGCTTTGTTCTTCTTAAGTTGTGTAGCTATAGCTGGAGTCTATGGAGCCATGTCTGCTACGAAGAAGATATTTTTTGTTCAGGCATTACCTGCTATATTAGCTATTATTGCTGTTTTACTGAAATAG
- a CDS encoding DoxX family protein has translation MTDTKNEFPQLFLRLALAVTMLSAVADRFGWWSPENSSWGNMKSFEEYTRSLTFFLPEALSTFSAYAATFLEILFPLMLMVGFKTRIAAYGSSILLLIFAVSMTVALGSKAPLNYSVWVGSAAALLLAVQPQYSFSIDQLTKK, from the coding sequence ATGACAGATACAAAAAATGAATTTCCGCAGTTATTTTTAAGACTGGCTCTTGCTGTAACGATGCTTTCTGCAGTGGCAGATCGCTTCGGGTGGTGGAGTCCGGAAAATTCTTCATGGGGAAATATGAAGAGCTTCGAAGAATATACAAGATCACTAACCTTTTTTCTCCCTGAAGCTTTAAGTACGTTCTCAGCTTATGCCGCTACATTTTTAGAAATTCTTTTTCCATTAATGTTGATGGTAGGTTTTAAAACCAGGATTGCAGCTTATGGGAGCAGTATTTTATTATTGATTTTCGCGGTATCAATGACTGTTGCATTAGGTTCTAAAGCTCCCCTCAACTATTCAGTCTGGGTGGGAAGTGCTGCGGCTCTTTTACTGGCTGTTCAGCCACAATACTCTTTTAGTATAGATCAATTAACCAAAAAATAA
- a CDS encoding aldo/keto reductase, with amino-acid sequence MEYRKLGNTELELSTITHGAFAIGGNMWGGNKKQDSINSIHASLDHGVTSIDTAPFYGFGLSEEMIGEAIKGKDRSKIQLLTKFGLVWDGSNNGKGEFFFDAEDEGKVIPVYKFASKANIIKEVEESLKRLGTDYIDLLQLHWPDSTTAISETMEAMELLIQQGKIRAAGVSNYSVAQMEEANRTLKFASNQVSYSMLNRTIESDLVPYSLENNSGIIVYSPMERGLLTGKYFKDNKLKDNDHRNGYFSQFDLNKVKTFLEKIEPIAQEKGASLSQLVLRWTTLQPAITVVLAGARNAEQAIDNAKAMNINLSQEELTFINAALSEI; translated from the coding sequence ATGGAATATAGAAAATTAGGAAACACTGAATTAGAATTATCAACCATCACTCACGGAGCTTTTGCTATTGGTGGAAATATGTGGGGTGGTAATAAAAAACAGGATTCTATTAACTCTATTCACGCCTCATTAGATCATGGAGTTACTTCTATTGATACGGCACCTTTCTATGGTTTCGGATTAAGCGAAGAAATGATTGGTGAAGCGATTAAAGGAAAAGACCGTTCAAAAATACAGCTATTAACAAAGTTCGGTTTAGTATGGGACGGAAGCAATAACGGAAAAGGAGAATTTTTCTTTGATGCTGAAGATGAAGGGAAGGTAATTCCTGTCTATAAATTCGCTTCTAAAGCAAATATCATCAAAGAAGTTGAAGAAAGCTTAAAAAGACTGGGTACAGATTACATTGACCTTTTACAGCTTCACTGGCCAGACAGCACAACAGCCATCAGTGAAACAATGGAAGCTATGGAACTATTGATCCAACAGGGAAAAATTCGTGCTGCAGGAGTAAGTAATTATAGTGTTGCTCAAATGGAAGAAGCTAACAGAACTTTGAAATTTGCAAGCAACCAGGTTTCTTACAGTATGCTGAACCGTACTATTGAAAGCGATCTTGTTCCTTATTCATTGGAGAACAACTCAGGAATTATCGTATACAGTCCAATGGAAAGGGGTCTTTTAACAGGTAAATATTTTAAGGATAACAAATTAAAAGATAACGACCACAGAAACGGTTATTTCTCTCAGTTTGATTTAAATAAAGTAAAAACTTTCTTAGAAAAAATTGAACCGATTGCTCAGGAAAAAGGAGCCAGCCTTTCTCAATTGGTATTAAGATGGACTACGCTTCAACCCGCCATTACAGTGGTATTGGCAGGAGCCAGAAATGCAGAACAGGCTATTGATAATGCAAAAGCAATGAATATCAATCTTTCTCAGGAGGAATTAACCTTCATCAACGCTGCTTTAAGCGAGATTTAA
- a CDS encoding LysR family transcriptional regulator, whose amino-acid sequence MVNLEWYRTFKAIYKTGTLTGAADALFISQPGVSLHLSSLEAYVGYKLFDRTGRKMIPTERGKVLFNAVAEPIAKLEDVEKNFQKSIEKHTPTISVGMCFETFQTTLEQYVSSLPFNLIISFGEYPEMLDQLDKGILDLIITPKKGSSPNIEHEAFSSEQIILVGGKEVDTEAFKKVLKTKDAEQIEAWLKNEKWYGTTGDMEHLFQFWTLNFGHKPNFRPNYIVPNLNSIIRCLKGGTGLAVVPDFLCKNEIENGEVKLIWEGKKKLENTLYFGCRKKTNYQTEIEHIKGLFRKVMGKS is encoded by the coding sequence ATGGTCAATTTAGAATGGTATCGTACTTTTAAGGCGATCTATAAAACCGGGACACTGACAGGTGCAGCTGATGCTTTATTCATTTCACAACCCGGAGTGAGTTTGCATTTAAGTTCACTGGAAGCGTATGTAGGATATAAATTATTTGACAGAACAGGGAGGAAAATGATTCCTACAGAGAGAGGAAAAGTATTATTCAATGCGGTCGCAGAGCCTATTGCAAAACTGGAAGATGTAGAGAAAAACTTTCAAAAATCTATAGAAAAGCATACCCCTACAATCAGTGTAGGAATGTGTTTTGAAACTTTTCAGACTACCCTGGAACAGTATGTTTCTTCACTGCCTTTCAACCTGATTATCAGCTTTGGAGAATATCCGGAAATGCTGGATCAATTGGATAAAGGTATTCTGGATCTTATCATCACTCCTAAAAAGGGGTCTTCACCCAATATAGAACATGAAGCCTTTTCTTCAGAACAGATTATTTTGGTTGGTGGAAAAGAGGTAGATACGGAAGCTTTCAAAAAGGTGTTAAAAACAAAAGATGCAGAACAGATTGAAGCGTGGCTGAAGAATGAGAAATGGTACGGAACTACCGGAGATATGGAGCATCTTTTCCAGTTCTGGACTTTGAATTTTGGGCATAAACCGAACTTCCGTCCGAATTATATTGTCCCCAATTTAAATTCAATCATCCGTTGTTTGAAAGGAGGAACCGGATTAGCTGTTGTTCCTGATTTTCTATGTAAAAACGAGATTGAAAACGGAGAAGTGAAGCTGATCTGGGAAGGAAAGAAGAAATTAGAGAATACGCTATACTTTGGATGTAGAAAAAAGACCAACTATCAAACAGAAATAGAGCATATTAAAGGACTATTCCGTAAGGTAATGGGTAAAAGCTAA
- a CDS encoding type 1 glutamine amidotransferase domain-containing protein yields MKKLTLLFLSLFTIGFIQAQHQKSNDMKKKILFVVTSHDKKGSTGEDTGYYLGEVSHPWEVLYKAGYEIDFVSPKGGTPPVDGFDLKDPVNNEFWENKEYKNKIDHSLTPSQVNPKEYSTIFYAGGHGAMWDLADNKELANIASTIYENGGIVAGVCHGSAGLVNIKLRNGKYLVDGKKINAFTNEEESAVKLTDVVPFLLENKLKERGAKFEKSGLWQNHVVTDQRVITGQNPQSAKSVGEAILKELNNK; encoded by the coding sequence ATGAAAAAACTAACGCTCTTATTTCTGAGCCTTTTTACAATAGGATTCATTCAGGCTCAACACCAAAAATCTAATGATATGAAAAAGAAAATATTATTCGTAGTTACCAGCCACGATAAAAAAGGCAGTACAGGAGAAGATACAGGATATTATCTGGGTGAAGTTTCTCACCCATGGGAAGTTCTTTACAAAGCAGGCTATGAAATTGACTTTGTAAGTCCTAAAGGCGGAACTCCACCGGTAGACGGATTTGATCTAAAAGACCCTGTTAATAACGAATTTTGGGAAAACAAAGAATACAAGAACAAAATAGATCATTCTTTAACACCATCACAGGTGAACCCAAAAGAGTATTCAACCATCTTTTATGCTGGCGGACATGGAGCGATGTGGGACCTGGCAGATAATAAAGAATTGGCAAATATTGCTTCAACAATTTATGAAAACGGAGGGATTGTAGCTGGAGTATGCCATGGATCGGCAGGTTTGGTTAATATCAAGCTGAGAAACGGAAAATACCTTGTAGATGGTAAGAAAATCAATGCTTTCACCAATGAAGAGGAATCTGCCGTAAAATTAACAGATGTTGTCCCTTTCTTACTGGAAAATAAACTAAAAGAAAGAGGAGCAAAATTTGAAAAATCAGGGCTTTGGCAGAATCATGTGGTAACAGATCAAAGGGTGATTACCGGACAGAATCCACAATCTGCAAAGAGTGTTGGAGAAGCCATCTTAAAAGAATTAAATAACAAATAA
- a CDS encoding GNAT family N-acetyltransferase, with translation MEQYTFNKIEKKSEIPYELLLLADETTEAINQYIFKCDIYLLQNETENIGVLALYKNSDTELEIKNIAVIESYRSQGIGSILINKAKEIAHTGHYEILTVGTSDTGFQQIRFYEKNGFNKVGMRKNFFIENYPSPIYENGLQMRDMVILEYPLF, from the coding sequence ATGGAGCAATATACTTTTAACAAGATTGAAAAAAAATCAGAGATTCCTTACGAGCTATTATTGCTGGCAGATGAAACCACTGAGGCTATCAATCAGTATATTTTTAAATGTGACATTTACCTTTTACAAAACGAAACTGAAAATATTGGTGTGCTGGCTTTGTATAAAAACAGTGATACTGAACTGGAAATTAAAAATATTGCAGTCATTGAAAGCTACAGAAGCCAAGGAATCGGAAGTATTTTAATCAATAAAGCTAAAGAAATTGCGCATACCGGTCATTATGAAATTTTGACCGTAGGAACTTCAGATACCGGATTTCAACAGATCAGATTTTATGAGAAAAACGGTTTTAATAAAGTGGGAATGCGTAAAAACTTTTTTATCGAGAATTATCCATCACCAATTTATGAAAATGGATTGCAGATGCGCGATATGGTTATTTTAGAATATCCATTATTCTAA